Proteins encoded in a region of the Maniola jurtina chromosome 12, ilManJurt1.1, whole genome shotgun sequence genome:
- the LOC123870553 gene encoding E3 ubiquitin-protein ligase Mdm2-like isoform X2 yields the protein MTDRVRLDMLLKVVVFVDFVRDTSDTEWFDSDDDAGVEYEPASEPDDDGPLAGDSSGHSDNEIIATRVIEVSVGDDGELQLADSELTASSSDSEMDLHDYWLCAHCRAQNNNPMYRYCEKCFKERKNFFPPRPKRKRKRKLSTTIEPESLPRTLSQDSGVESVANSQELSQQDLGHSSQSSVTDSVLTKSFKTSTPGNSLIKTHLKRRTESAGRYAKKFKTDHTDSESDTDSDTSESSNSKCNAKVNAISETSCNIKTEISVGSLVGIKTVSDSEMNIDRTTLMLKNNIEVRPVAKMVSDSESNIDRSKSILNNDAQVMPLVKMISDPALTIENTDVKLTKKVIVNTIKEKLDIESKDLCIVCLEEPKSGVFVHGRIAHICCCYKCAVKVWSKAKRCPVCNSKVSNVLKAVVM from the exons ATGACAGACAGAGTTCGCCTTGACATGTTGTTGAAAGTTGTGGTGTTTGTAGATTTTGTCCGCGACACGAGTGACACAGAATGGTTCGACAGCGATGACGACGCGGGCGTGGAGTATGAGCCAGCCTCGGAGCCCGACGACGACGGGCCGCTTGCCGGGGACTCTTCTGGCCACAGCGAT AACGAAATAATAGCGACGCGAGTGATAGAAGTCTCCGTTGGCGATGACGGGGAACTCCAGCTTGCAGACTCCGAGCTCACCGCATCGAGCAGTGACAGTGAGATGGATCTACACGACTACTGGCTGTGCGCACATTGCCGCGCGCAGAACAACAACCCCATGTACCGATACTGCGAGAAATGCTTCAAG GAACGTAAAAACTTCTTCCCACCGAGACCGAAGCGAAAGCGTAAACGCAAACTCAGCACGACAATCGAACCTGAATCCCTCCCGCGTACCCTCTCGCAGGATTCCGGAGTGGAGTCCGTGGCCAACAGCCAAGAGTTGAGCCAACAAGATTTGGGACATAGCTCCCAAAGTTCAGTTACAGACAGTGTTTTAACCAAATCTTTCAAAACGTCTACCCCAGGCAATAGTCtaattaaaacacatttgaaGCGCCGAACCGAATCAGCCGGTAGATACGCTAAAAAGTTTAAAACCGATCATACCGATTCCGAAAGCGATACCGATTCAGATACGTCTGAATCGTCTAATTCAAAATGCAATGCAAAAGTTAACGCGATATCTGAAACAAGCTGCAATATTAAAACCGAAATTTCAGTAGGTAGTTTAGTAGGTATTAAAACAGTGAGTGATTCAGAAATGAATATCGATAGGACTACATTGATGTTGAAAAACAATATTGAAGTGAGGCCAGTCGCTAAAATGGTCAGCGATTCCGAATCCAATATCGATAGAAGTAAATCGATTTTAAATAACGACGCGCAAGTCATGCCACTCGTCAAAATGATTAGTGATCCCGCGTTAACTATTGAGAATACGGAcgtaaaattaacaaaaaaagttATTGTTAATACGATAAAAGAAAAGTTAGATATTGAATCCAAGGATTTGTGTATCGTTTGTTTGGAGGAGCCGAAATCGGGTGTTTTCGTACACGGTCGGATAGCGCATATTTGTTGTTGTTATAAATGTGCTGTCAAAGTGTGGTCTAAAGCGAAACGGTGTCCCGTGTGTAACAGCAAAGTTAGTAACGTTTTAAAAGCGGTTGTCATGTAG
- the LOC123870553 gene encoding E3 ubiquitin-protein ligase Mdm2-like isoform X1 translates to MNTTASFSSEPSWSRRCSTETIFSIQGKETDFVRDTSDTEWFDSDDDAGVEYEPASEPDDDGPLAGDSSGHSDNEIIATRVIEVSVGDDGELQLADSELTASSSDSEMDLHDYWLCAHCRAQNNNPMYRYCEKCFKERKNFFPPRPKRKRKRKLSTTIEPESLPRTLSQDSGVESVANSQELSQQDLGHSSQSSVTDSVLTKSFKTSTPGNSLIKTHLKRRTESAGRYAKKFKTDHTDSESDTDSDTSESSNSKCNAKVNAISETSCNIKTEISVGSLVGIKTVSDSEMNIDRTTLMLKNNIEVRPVAKMVSDSESNIDRSKSILNNDAQVMPLVKMISDPALTIENTDVKLTKKVIVNTIKEKLDIESKDLCIVCLEEPKSGVFVHGRIAHICCCYKCAVKVWSKAKRCPVCNSKVSNVLKAVVM, encoded by the exons AACCTTCATGGAGTCGACGCTGCTCAACGGAGACCATATTCAGCATCCAGGGAAAAGAAACTG ATTTTGTCCGCGACACGAGTGACACAGAATGGTTCGACAGCGATGACGACGCGGGCGTGGAGTATGAGCCAGCCTCGGAGCCCGACGACGACGGGCCGCTTGCCGGGGACTCTTCTGGCCACAGCGAT AACGAAATAATAGCGACGCGAGTGATAGAAGTCTCCGTTGGCGATGACGGGGAACTCCAGCTTGCAGACTCCGAGCTCACCGCATCGAGCAGTGACAGTGAGATGGATCTACACGACTACTGGCTGTGCGCACATTGCCGCGCGCAGAACAACAACCCCATGTACCGATACTGCGAGAAATGCTTCAAG GAACGTAAAAACTTCTTCCCACCGAGACCGAAGCGAAAGCGTAAACGCAAACTCAGCACGACAATCGAACCTGAATCCCTCCCGCGTACCCTCTCGCAGGATTCCGGAGTGGAGTCCGTGGCCAACAGCCAAGAGTTGAGCCAACAAGATTTGGGACATAGCTCCCAAAGTTCAGTTACAGACAGTGTTTTAACCAAATCTTTCAAAACGTCTACCCCAGGCAATAGTCtaattaaaacacatttgaaGCGCCGAACCGAATCAGCCGGTAGATACGCTAAAAAGTTTAAAACCGATCATACCGATTCCGAAAGCGATACCGATTCAGATACGTCTGAATCGTCTAATTCAAAATGCAATGCAAAAGTTAACGCGATATCTGAAACAAGCTGCAATATTAAAACCGAAATTTCAGTAGGTAGTTTAGTAGGTATTAAAACAGTGAGTGATTCAGAAATGAATATCGATAGGACTACATTGATGTTGAAAAACAATATTGAAGTGAGGCCAGTCGCTAAAATGGTCAGCGATTCCGAATCCAATATCGATAGAAGTAAATCGATTTTAAATAACGACGCGCAAGTCATGCCACTCGTCAAAATGATTAGTGATCCCGCGTTAACTATTGAGAATACGGAcgtaaaattaacaaaaaaagttATTGTTAATACGATAAAAGAAAAGTTAGATATTGAATCCAAGGATTTGTGTATCGTTTGTTTGGAGGAGCCGAAATCGGGTGTTTTCGTACACGGTCGGATAGCGCATATTTGTTGTTGTTATAAATGTGCTGTCAAAGTGTGGTCTAAAGCGAAACGGTGTCCCGTGTGTAACAGCAAAGTTAGTAACGTTTTAAAAGCGGTTGTCATGTAG